One window of Bacillus sp. THAF10 genomic DNA carries:
- a CDS encoding UDP-glucose/GDP-mannose dehydrogenase family protein, which produces MMNICVIGTGYVGLVSGVCFSDIGNKVTCVDIDENKINNLKKGIIPIYEPGLEELVLKNINKKQLFFTTELEEAMEDADIIIIAVGTPPKENGDADLRFVEAVATSIGKHLTDYKVIVTKSTVPVGTGKWIKGIIEKEAGHSNFDVASNPEFLREGSAIYDTMNMERAVIGVESEKAKDVLTKLHEPFQTNIVVSDIETAEMIKYAANAFLATKISFINEIANICELVGADVTKVAEGMGYDNRIGKAFLAAGIGYGGSCFPKDTNALISIAEKAGYNLRIVKDVENVNANQRFRIYDKVKEAFGGDIKEKKLAVLGLAFKPNTDDMRAAPSLDIIPKLQEEGANVIAYDPVASKNAHKEIPNLQTVDSYEQAVQDADAAIVLTDWKEFKDMDLHALKGKLKQPIIIDGRNMFTLDLMEELGFYYSSIGRKTVKGN; this is translated from the coding sequence ATGATGAATATTTGTGTTATTGGAACAGGATATGTTGGCCTAGTTTCCGGTGTATGTTTTAGTGACATTGGCAACAAAGTAACATGTGTGGATATTGATGAAAACAAAATCAATAACTTAAAAAAAGGAATCATTCCCATTTATGAGCCGGGTTTGGAAGAGCTAGTTCTAAAAAATATTAATAAGAAACAGCTGTTTTTCACAACGGAATTAGAAGAAGCGATGGAGGATGCTGACATCATTATCATTGCTGTTGGAACGCCGCCAAAGGAGAATGGCGACGCAGATCTTCGCTTTGTGGAAGCAGTTGCTACCTCCATTGGTAAACACCTGACTGACTACAAGGTCATCGTAACGAAGAGCACGGTGCCTGTTGGAACAGGTAAATGGATAAAAGGTATTATTGAGAAGGAAGCAGGACATAGCAACTTTGATGTAGCTTCCAATCCTGAGTTTCTAAGAGAAGGCTCTGCCATTTATGACACAATGAATATGGAACGTGCTGTCATTGGCGTCGAGAGTGAAAAGGCAAAAGATGTGTTAACAAAGCTTCATGAGCCATTCCAAACAAACATCGTAGTTTCTGATATCGAAACTGCTGAAATGATTAAATATGCCGCAAATGCATTCTTGGCAACCAAAATCAGCTTTATTAATGAAATTGCCAATATATGCGAATTAGTAGGCGCTGACGTCACAAAAGTGGCAGAAGGCATGGGCTATGACAATCGTATTGGAAAAGCATTTCTTGCCGCTGGAATTGGTTATGGTGGTTCTTGCTTTCCTAAAGATACGAATGCGCTCATTAGCATTGCAGAAAAAGCAGGCTATAACCTTCGAATCGTGAAAGATGTAGAGAACGTGAATGCTAACCAGAGATTCCGCATCTACGATAAAGTTAAAGAAGCCTTTGGAGGAGATATTAAGGAGAAGAAGCTTGCCGTCTTAGGTCTTGCATTTAAACCAAACACAGACGACATGCGAGCAGCACCTTCTCTTGATATTATTCCAAAGCTTCAAGAAGAGGGAGCCAACGTTATTGCCTATGATCCTGTGGCAAGTAAAAATGCTCATAAAGAAATTCCCAATCTACAAACAGTCGATAGCTATGAGCAAGCTGTTCAGGATGCAGATGCAGCCATCGTCCTTACGGATTGGAAGGAATTTAAGGACATGGATTTACATGCGTTAAAAGGCAAGCTCAAACAACCGATCATCATTGACGGTAGAAATATGTTTACTCTTGATTTAATGGAAGAACTTGGTTTTTATTATTCATCCATCGGGAGAAAAACAGTAAAAGGTAATTAA
- the galU gene encoding UTP--glucose-1-phosphate uridylyltransferase GalU yields MKVKKAIIPAAGLGTRFLPATKAQPKEMLPIVDRPTIQYIIEEAIQSGIEEILIVTGRGKRAIEDHFDRSLELEESLSAKKKFDQLTEIKNISDMADIHYIRQKEPKGLGHAIWCARKFIGNEPFAVMLGDDIVVSQNEPCLKQLINEFESKNASVIGVQEVPEKDLSSYGVIAYNKSESGKDSFKVNALVEKPAIEDAPSNLAIMGRYVLTPEIIDILETIKPGRGNEIQLTDALQELTKTQDVYGYHFKGTRYDIGNKYGFIQAQIEFALMRDDLRGPVINLLKDLVGKLDNQE; encoded by the coding sequence ATGAAAGTGAAAAAGGCAATTATTCCAGCGGCTGGATTAGGCACAAGATTCTTACCAGCAACAAAAGCCCAACCAAAAGAAATGCTACCGATTGTTGACAGACCAACGATACAATATATTATCGAGGAAGCTATTCAGTCTGGTATTGAGGAAATTCTGATTGTAACGGGACGAGGCAAGCGTGCAATCGAAGATCATTTTGACCGTTCCTTAGAGCTAGAAGAATCCTTATCAGCTAAGAAAAAGTTTGACCAATTAACAGAAATTAAAAACATTTCCGATATGGCGGATATCCATTACATCAGACAAAAAGAACCAAAAGGCTTAGGTCACGCTATATGGTGTGCACGAAAATTTATTGGGAATGAGCCGTTTGCTGTAATGTTAGGGGACGATATTGTCGTTTCCCAAAACGAGCCTTGCCTTAAGCAATTAATCAATGAGTTCGAATCGAAGAATGCATCTGTCATTGGAGTTCAAGAGGTTCCGGAGAAGGATTTATCCAGCTACGGAGTGATTGCGTACAATAAGAGTGAAAGCGGAAAAGATTCCTTTAAAGTAAACGCTCTTGTTGAAAAACCTGCAATTGAGGACGCTCCATCCAACTTGGCAATTATGGGGCGCTATGTGTTAACACCTGAAATCATTGATATTCTTGAAACCATTAAACCAGGAAGAGGCAATGAAATTCAGCTAACAGACGCACTACAGGAGCTAACAAAAACCCAAGATGTTTATGGCTATCATTTCAAAGGAACAAGGTATGATATTGGTAATAAATATGGATTTATCCAGGCTCAAATTGAGTTTGCTTTAATGAGAGATGACCTGAGAGGTCCTGTTATTAACCTGCTTAAGGATTTAGTCGGGAAATTAGACAACCAAGAATAA
- a CDS encoding O-antigen ligase, whose amino-acid sequence MAPYSVYGVYQKLTPVLPTSVFVTFLTAGVLFLLFLVHFKERKQLHPLGIEQKVYLSAIYIPGIVAIFAAFFNLTVMLSVHYVDYMTQAMPNRIINLTLFLMVFYFFFKFMSILSKETLLSISKWYLYGVMLITAIGIWQFLHFMFGYPMVDLNTRSFVHSVESNVLFNFRLTSITDEPSYLVPYLIDAMIIGLMIYASKMRYFILIFIPCLFVLIFSFSVSGYANLALLIGALMVIFLTTKVENKKKILKITLLLLIPIAIFMVVQWDFVLRMLEPITGRFDTLFDIHRHSRLYMLVMPLFWLFDFSWVNSVFGFGPGSYWFLAQTKFLHHQGPLSVTSNNIFIDLLFEHGIFGSLAIMLMFLFVAYRLFKVRNEHKYFLYSLILWIHLTITSMYRSDFVSPRFWAIVIIIFIFVELGKREKGMRSLTLKKLE is encoded by the coding sequence TTGGCACCTTACTCAGTTTATGGGGTGTATCAAAAGCTGACACCAGTACTTCCAACTTCTGTTTTCGTGACTTTTTTAACCGCAGGTGTATTGTTCCTTTTGTTCCTTGTCCATTTTAAAGAAAGAAAGCAACTGCACCCATTAGGAATTGAACAAAAAGTATATTTAAGTGCAATTTACATACCTGGAATTGTAGCGATATTTGCTGCATTCTTTAATTTAACGGTCATGCTGTCTGTTCATTATGTGGACTACATGACACAGGCGATGCCAAATAGAATCATTAATCTCACATTATTTTTAATGGTATTTTATTTTTTCTTTAAATTTATGTCAATTTTAAGTAAAGAAACATTACTATCCATTTCGAAATGGTACTTGTATGGTGTAATGTTAATAACAGCTATCGGAATCTGGCAATTCCTTCACTTTATGTTTGGGTATCCGATGGTTGATTTGAATACTAGATCCTTTGTTCACAGTGTAGAATCCAATGTACTCTTTAATTTCAGATTAACATCGATTACGGATGAGCCTAGTTATTTAGTTCCTTACCTAATTGATGCCATGATAATAGGATTAATGATTTATGCGAGCAAAATGAGGTATTTCATCCTGATCTTTATCCCATGTTTGTTTGTATTAATTTTCTCCTTCTCTGTAAGTGGTTATGCTAATTTGGCGTTACTCATAGGCGCACTTATGGTGATCTTTTTAACAACAAAGGTTGAAAATAAGAAAAAAATTCTAAAAATCACCCTGTTGTTGCTTATACCAATCGCTATTTTTATGGTCGTCCAGTGGGACTTTGTATTAAGAATGTTAGAGCCAATCACTGGTCGCTTTGACACTTTGTTTGATATACATCGACACAGCAGATTGTATATGCTAGTGATGCCGTTGTTCTGGTTATTTGATTTCTCTTGGGTGAACAGTGTATTTGGCTTCGGTCCAGGAAGCTACTGGTTCTTAGCGCAAACGAAATTTTTACATCATCAGGGACCACTTAGCGTGACATCGAATAATATATTTATTGATTTGTTATTTGAACACGGGATATTTGGCTCGCTAGCCATTATGCTCATGTTCTTGTTTGTAGCATATCGATTGTTCAAGGTAAGAAATGAGCATAAGTATTTCCTATATTCGCTAATTTTATGGATTCATCTTACGATTACATCGATGTATCGATCTGACTTTGTATCTCCGAGATTCTGGGCAATTGTTATCATTATCTTTATTTTTGTCGAACTAGGGAAAAGAGAGAAAGGCATGCGTTCATTAACGTTAAAAAAATTGGAATAG